The Syntrophaceae bacterium DNA segment ATGAGCGGCGGCACCTTCGTGGAAAAACTGGACTACTTCACCTCTCCCGGGTATCTGGAAGGCGGCGACTCGCGTTACGCGGCGGGGATGCCCGAAGGATCGGGGCCCAGTGTGCTCATTACGACCCGGGGCGTCTTCAGGTTCGACGAGGTCACGAAGGAAATGTACCTGGCGGGGCTCCACCCCGGGGTGACGGTCGATGAGATCCGGGCCGAGGTGCCCTGGAACCTGAAGATTGCCGACCGGCTGGAAACGACACCGGCACCGACGGAAGAAGAGCTCGCCATTCTCCGCAGCTTCGCTCCGGACATCACCATGGGGCGGAAGCTGCAGCTCGAGGTCGTGATGAAGCAGGTTATCAACCTTCTTTCGAAAGGAGCGTGACCGCATGACGGAAGGGAAGAAGACGAATCGGCCGTACAGGATTATCGACGCGCTTTGCTATGTACCCACGGAAGAAGTCGTTCTGGATCTTCCCGTCTCCCTGCCTCCCCAGATGGCCCCCTACCTCAGGAACGTTTTCGGGCCGCGGGTGGCCCCACTGATGGGGATCACCGCGGATGAATTTTACCGGATGAAGATCACGTTGAGTCAGGAGGAACTGCGGAAGGCCCTGGCGCCGAAGATGAAATTCATGTCCATGAAGCTGGAGGATTTCGTCCGGCAGCTGGACGAGATGGGCGTGGAAAAGGCGGTCATCTTCAACCTGGATGAAGAAACGCCCGGCGGGCTGAAGGGGCTGCCCAACGACTACTATGCCGATGTTGTCAAACAGTACCCGGATCGGTTCATCGGCATGGCCGGGATCGATCCCCTGAAGGGCATGGCGGCGGTGCGGGAGATCCGGCGCATTTACGATCTGGGCCTGCGCGGGATCGGAGTCCGGCCGTTCATGTTCGGCATTCCGCCCCATCATGCAAAGATGTATCCCCTTTACTCCACCTGCGTTGAGCTCGACATCCCCGTCTGGTTCCATACGGGGATCAACTACTCCACCAACAACATGGAGGTGGAGAGGCCGGTTTACTTCGACATCGTGGCGCAGGATTTCCCCGAGCTCAAGATCATCGCCGGCCACGGCGGCTGGCCCTGGGTTCCGGAGATGATGGCCGTGGTCCGGCGGAACGAAAACGTGTATATCGACATCTCCTCTATCGATCCGCGGTATCTCGGGATGCCCGGCTCGGGATGGGAGACCCTGATGCAGCTGGGAAACTCCGTCCTCCAGGACAAGATCCTGTTCGGCTCAACCTGGCTGTTCATGGGGCGAACGATCAGGCAACTGGCCGACGGCATCATGGACCTGCCGCTGAAGGAGACGGTCAAGCACAAGTGGCTGTACGGCAATGCGGCCCGCCTGTTCGGGCTGTCGGCATGACCGGGATGCCTTGCTTTCCGGATCGGAGATGATGAGGGTAACGGACGTCCCTGGCGTCCTCCCGGCTTACAAACGGACCACATGCGCGGGACAGGCTGACGGGGCGATCCTGTTGGCGTGAATCCCGGCAGGAGAGGATCGGAACGATGAAAGACAAACTCATGACCGCGGCCGAAGCGGCCCGGATGGTGGAAGACGGGATGCACCTCGGTGTCGGTGCCGGGATGGCGATGAATCCCATGCCGGTGATCCGGGAGATCCTCCGGAACGGCATCCGCGGGCTCACCCTGACGCCTGTCCTGACGGGGGGATACGTGACGGATCTCCTCATCGGCGCCGGGGCCGTGGAGACAATCCAGTTCCCCCAGATCGTCCTCGACGAGTTCGGGCTGGCCCCCCATTTCCGCAAATGGGCGGAAGCAGGCCGGCTCAAGCTCCTGGAGACCATGTGACCGGCCCTGCTCCTGGGGCTCCAGGCTGGAGCCCATCAATTGCCGTTCATCCCCGTCATCGGTTTTCTGGGGACGGACTACATGAAAATCCGGGACGATTTCAAGGTCGTCAAGGATCCCTATTCGGGTGAGGACTATGTCGTGGTTCCGCCCATCATCCCGGATGTCGCGGTTATCCACGGCCTCAAGGGAGACCGGTTCGGCGGTGTTACGGTCCTGGGCGCCCGGAACGATCGGCTGCTGGCCACGGCAGCCCGAAAGACCATCGCCGTCATCGAGGATCTGGTCGAACCAGGCGAGGTTCTGCCCGGCCTCCAGGAGGTTTACGTGGCGCCTGTGCACGTCGACGCAGTCGTCGTGGCGCCCGGCGGGGCCCACCCCACGGAATGCCCGGGCCGCTACGAAATCGACGCCGGCCACATCATGACCTACCTCACCGCCGCGAAGGACGAGGCCTCTTTTCAGAATTACCTGGAGACGTACATCACGGGACCGGCGGATCACGAGGCTTACCTGGAGAAGGTCGGCTTCAGACCCTCGGAATGGAAGTAGAAGCGGAGTGTTCCGTACGTCTCATAAAAGCATCAAAGAGAGGGAAACATCATGGGAAGCAGCCAGACAGAATCCTTCGAAAAGATGATCGGCGCCATCTCCCGGCTCCTGAAAAACGGCGAGATGGTCGTGACGGGCACGCTGTCCCCCCTCCCGGCGGCAGGTTGCCTCCTGGCCAAACATACCCACGCCCCGGACCTGGAGCCCATGCTCTATGGCGATCCGGAGAACCGGCTTTCCGAGGGGCTCCACGAGTTCTTCGGGGTTGCCCAGAAGGGGAAGGTGGACGTGTTCTTCCTCTCGGGCCTTCAGATCGACCGGCAAGGCAGCATCAACCTGTCGGTCATCGGAGATTATGACCATCCCAAACTGCGCCTGCCGGGAGGCGCGGGATCAGCCATGCTCTATTCCATGAGCCGGCGGACCATCCTCTTCACCATGACGCACACGAAGAAGCTTTTTGTGCCGAAGGTGGATTTCGTCAATGCCGCCGCTTTTGACGGCGAGACCAGGACCCCCTGGCGGCGCGGCGGCCTGTCCCACGTCGTCACGCCCCTGTGTGTCATGAAATTCGACGAAGATAGGAAGCGGGTCGTCCTGGATTCGCTCTTACCAGGAGTGACGCTCGATCAGGTCGTGGAAAACACGGGATTCGACCTGGACGTGGCGGGAAGGGAAATCCCCGTCATGGAGCCGCTGACGGAGGAGGAGCAGAGTGCCCTGCGGGGGCCGGTCCTGGAGAAGATGAGGACGATCTATCCCCTGGTGTGCCGGATGATCTGGGGGTAGGGAACGTGGCTCCCGATGAAAGGCCGGGGAGCATCATCCCGTTTTAACGGGAGAAGCGAACGGAGACGGGAAACGGCTTTACAACCCGCACCATTCATAATAGAAAGCCCCGTCGCAATGGTATCAATCCCCAAGGAGAATTCGGAAGAACCGAACCTGCAGCAAAAAAGAATTAGGGAGGACTGAAGTGGCGACAACGCGTGACTGGGGAAAATCCGTCCGTCGGATGGAACAGCTGCTGCGCTTGAAGACGTTTCCCGTGGCATTCAAGCTCCTGGAGAATCGGGCCGATTTGTCCGCCATTCCGTACATGCGGAGGGTGGGCCACAAATCGACCCTCTGTCAGCTCATCAACCTCGTTCGCAGCTTCGACTGGACCGTCGGGGCAGACGACACGGACATGGTGGGCCCGATGTGCACGTCCATCATCGGCCTGACCGGCATGCCGGAATTCCTCAGGGACGGGACGTTCCGGAGCATCATCTGGACCAAGACGAGGCGGGATGGAGAAAAGTACGAAAACGCCGTTCCCCGGATCCCGCCCGGGAAGTACCAGGCTGTCGCCATGGCGCCCCTGGCCTACAACCCCTTCGATCCGGACCTGATCCTCATCTACGCCAATCCGGCCCAGATGATCCTCCTGATCAACGCCCTCCAGTTCGAAGACTACGAGGTGATGCAGTTCTTCTGCGTGGGCGAGTCCTCCTGTTCCGATGCCATCGCCCGCTGCCATCTCACCGGCAGGCCCTCCCTCACCATTCCGTGCTTCGGAGAGCGACGCTACGGCCACACCCAGGACGACGAACTGGTCATGGCCCTGCCGCCTGCAATGCTCGACAAGGCCGTCGACGGCCTGGAGA contains these protein-coding regions:
- a CDS encoding amidohydrolase; the encoded protein is MTEGKKTNRPYRIIDALCYVPTEEVVLDLPVSLPPQMAPYLRNVFGPRVAPLMGITADEFYRMKITLSQEELRKALAPKMKFMSMKLEDFVRQLDEMGVEKAVIFNLDEETPGGLKGLPNDYYADVVKQYPDRFIGMAGIDPLKGMAAVREIRRIYDLGLRGIGVRPFMFGIPPHHAKMYPLYSTCVELDIPVWFHTGINYSTNNMEVERPVYFDIVAQDFPELKIIAGHGGWPWVPEMMAVVRRNENVYIDISSIDPRYLGMPGSGWETLMQLGNSVLQDKILFGSTWLFMGRTIRQLADGIMDLPLKETVKHKWLYGNAARLFGLSA